The Candidatus Nanopelagicales bacterium nucleotide sequence GTCACCCTCAGCGCGCGCAAGGGTTACGGCCGATTGATCATCGGTCGTTGGGTTCACTTCGGGCCCGGCAACCTGATCGATGCCCACGAGGGCACCCTGCGAATTGGTTCCAAGACCGTCTTCGGCCGGAGCAACACGGTGCAGAGTTACGTGGACGTTGAGATCGGTGGCAGTTGCATCATCGCGGACTGGGTGTACGTCTGCGATTTCGATCACGCGTTCGCCGATATCAACTCGCCGATTAAGGATCAGGGGCTTAATAAGGCACCTGTGCGAATCGGCCCAGACGTTTGGGTGGGAACCAAAGTCAGCGTGCTGCGTGGAACCACCGTCGGACCCGGGTGCGTCTTGGCCGCAAACAGTGTCGTGCGCGGTGACGTCGCGCCGATGTCAGTCGTCGGGGGAGTGCCAGCGCGGCTGCTCAAGGATCGCGTTGCGGCGTACAAGGCAGACGCGCAACGACGAGCAGATATTGCCGACATTGCGCGTAAGACCGCAGTTGCCGCTGAGCAGGCCCGGACGCAGACCCCTAGTGGTCAGTGACGGCTGGGTATCTCGACGCCAGCGATGCGTAGGTGGCGCAGGGGCGCGTCACGAGTCGGTTCGGGGCGTCAAGAGGTTGTCATCCGACGGCGCCGGGTCGAACACCCCGAGCGGGCGCGGATTCACCGCCGCCGCCGCGATTGCTCGGGCGTAGGTGGCGATCGTCTTATTGGCAATCACCGACCAGTCGAACTTGTCACCTAGTTGGCTGCTGAGCCGGGCTGCCATCGCGTCAGCTGCCGCACGATCATCGAGCTGAGAGCGCATTGTGTCGGCCAACTCGTTGGCGTCGCCAGCTGCAAACGTCCGACCCGTTTGCGCATCGGTCACGATGTCGTCAAGTCCGCCACGATCGGCGACGACGAGCGGGACCCCGAGCGCCCCTGCTTCCAACGCAACCAGCCCGAACGGCTCGTAGAGACTTGGAACGACCACCAGGTGGGCCGTCGCGGTCAGTTCGCGCAACTCCTGCTCCGGCACCCAGCCGCAGAAGGTGACTGTGCTGGATTGGATGAGATCGCGAGCCTGTTCCTGCAGGGTTGCTTGATACGTGCCCGTGCCGGCGACCAACAACTCGAGTTTCCGGTTTGGGTCGTCGGCCAGCATGGCGGCCGCCTCGAGCAACGTGTGGATTCCCTTCTCCCACTCCAGTCGCCCAAGGAAGAGGACCCGTGCCGTACCGGCCCGCCAATGATCCGCCCCGGTGGCCATGTCCTTGTCGGAAACTTGCCAGCGGTCGAGGTCGATTCCGTTCGGAATTACGTCGATGCGCTCGCTGGGCACGTGGAACAGGATGCCGACCTCGGCGCGCATGGCCCGCGAACATGCGATGACCACCTGCGCCTGGTTGGCGATCCGATATTCGGCGCCATGAATTCGGCGGGACAAACCACTGGTTACCCAACCCTGGTGACGACCCGCCTCGGTTGCGTGGATTGTGGCGACCAAAGGTGCCGGGCACGCCCGCCGCGCTGCCTCGGCCGATTGACCGACGACCCAATCATGGGCGTGCACCACATCTGGCTGCAGTGTCACCACGAGTGAGGCTGCTGCTTCTGCCATTCGGGCATCGAGCAGATCGACCCACGCGACGAGCTGATCGGGGTCGCGAGGAACCTCCGGCGTCGGTGGTGTCACCCGGAGTACGTCGACTCCTGCCATCCGTTCGCGCGATTTGGCGCCGGGACCCTGCTGGGTCAGCACTGTCACCTCGTGCCCTTGCCCAGCTTGTGCCTCGGCAAGGGCATGGACGTGGCGGCCCAATCCGCCGTAAACCAGCGGTGGGTACTCCCACGAGATGTGCA carries:
- a CDS encoding acyltransferase — encoded protein: MKWVIRNRAWNRWYLLRYWRFMLFRLRNPHVITEGFVFIGKDVTLSARKGYGRLIIGRWVHFGPGNLIDAHEGTLRIGSKTVFGRSNTVQSYVDVEIGGSCIIADWVYVCDFDHAFADINSPIKDQGLNKAPVRIGPDVWVGTKVSVLRGTTVGPGCVLAANSVVRGDVAPMSVVGGVPARLLKDRVAAYKADAQRRADIADIARKTAVAAEQARTQTPSGQ
- a CDS encoding glycosyltransferase family 4 protein, which encodes MRILHISWEYPPLVYGGLGRHVHALAEAQAGQGHEVTVLTQQGPGAKSRERMAGVDVLRVTPPTPEVPRDPDQLVAWVDLLDARMAEAAASLVVTLQPDVVHAHDWVVGQSAEAARRACPAPLVATIHATEAGRHQGWVTSGLSRRIHGAEYRIANQAQVVIACSRAMRAEVGILFHVPSERIDVIPNGIDLDRWQVSDKDMATGADHWRAGTARVLFLGRLEWEKGIHTLLEAAAMLADDPNRKLELLVAGTGTYQATLQEQARDLIQSSTVTFCGWVPEQELRELTATAHLVVVPSLYEPFGLVALEAGALGVPLVVADRGGLDDIVTDAQTGRTFAAGDANELADTMRSQLDDRAAADAMAARLSSQLGDKFDWSVIANKTIATYARAIAAAAVNPRPLGVFDPAPSDDNLLTPRTDS